The Metabacillus litoralis genome contains a region encoding:
- a CDS encoding AI-2E family transporter encodes MFRSKVHFWTLQILLMLLIVFVGTRVSFLFEPIIVFASTLFFPILIAGILFFIFNPLVKLLEKGRVPRTLAILIPYIVFVGVVSGIGSFVGPIVTAQVTDLVNNFPTYVKQFTQFITNMSQTHWFTWVMEQEYVSLKQIEDTLTGYAKSLPENITTSFTAVLGVVTNITLTIITVPFILFYMLKDGHKLPSTAVKVLPSTYRHEGLKILQDLYETLAAYIQGQLIVSIAVGIGCFIGYLIIGLDYALVLGIVVAVANIIPYLGPFIGAAPAVIIALLDSPGKALLAALVVTIVQQLDGNFLSPLIIGKRLNTHPLTIILLLIGAGSFGGIIGMILAVPTYAVLKAVVLNVIRLIKLRSKYKEELKNAEV; translated from the coding sequence GTGTTTAGATCAAAAGTTCATTTTTGGACATTGCAAATTTTATTAATGTTATTAATTGTTTTTGTAGGAACAAGGGTTTCCTTTTTGTTTGAACCCATTATTGTTTTTGCATCAACTTTATTTTTCCCAATTCTTATTGCGGGAATTTTATTCTTCATTTTTAATCCATTAGTGAAGTTACTTGAAAAAGGAAGGGTTCCTCGTACGCTGGCTATCTTGATTCCTTACATTGTATTTGTTGGAGTTGTTTCTGGAATTGGTTCTTTTGTTGGACCAATTGTTACAGCACAGGTAACAGACTTAGTGAATAATTTCCCTACATACGTTAAACAGTTTACACAGTTTATTACTAATATGTCTCAAACACATTGGTTTACTTGGGTTATGGAGCAGGAGTATGTGTCTTTAAAGCAGATTGAAGATACATTGACTGGTTATGCGAAGAGCTTACCGGAAAATATTACAACAAGCTTCACAGCTGTGCTCGGAGTTGTAACGAACATTACCTTAACAATTATTACGGTTCCATTTATTCTTTTTTACATGTTAAAAGATGGTCATAAGCTTCCGTCAACAGCTGTAAAGGTTTTACCTTCAACATATCGTCATGAAGGATTGAAAATTTTACAAGATTTATATGAAACGTTAGCAGCTTATATTCAAGGACAGCTAATAGTGTCCATTGCTGTCGGGATTGGATGCTTCATTGGTTATTTAATTATAGGACTTGATTATGCACTTGTTCTTGGAATTGTCGTAGCAGTAGCAAATATTATCCCTTACTTAGGGCCTTTTATTGGTGCCGCTCCGGCTGTTATTATCGCTTTATTAGATTCACCGGGAAAAGCATTGCTTGCTGCTTTAGTTGTAACGATTGTTCAACAGCTTGATGGGAATTTCCTTTCTCCGTTAATTATCGGGAAACGCTTGAACACACATCCTTTAACAATTATTTTACTTTTAATAGGAGCTGGGAGTTTTGGGGGAATCATTGGAATGATTCTTGCTGTTCCAACGTATGCCGTGTTAAAAGCTGTTGTTTTAAATGTTATTCGATTAATCAAATTAAGATCTAAATATAAAGAAGAACTCAAGAATGCTGAGGTATAG
- a CDS encoding hemolysin family protein produces the protein MDIVNLIIVAILIAITAFFVASEFAIVKLRSSRIDQLIAEGNNSALAAKKVTSNLDEYLSACQLGITITALGLGWLGEPTMESILHPLLVSFHLNESIISVLTFVIAFLVITYLHVVIGELAPKTVAIQKAEFITLLFARPLIFFYRVMFPFIWILNGSANLLVRMFGLKPASEHEIAHTEEELRIILSESYKSGEINQSEFKYVNRIFEFDDRIAKEIMVPRTEIVTTSVEKSFQENLDIMRNEKFTRYPVVNGDKDHILGMVNIKEIFTDLYYLTPEGRKNTLIQKYIRPVIQVIESIPIHDLLIKMQKERVHMAILMDEYGGTAGLVTVEDIIEEIVGDIRDEFDQDEVPDIQKRGEKHFVVDGKVLIYEINNMLGLSIDDEDIDTLGGWILTQNMESKQGDKILYEGFEFHILDMEGHLIRSVEIQMASQQGVEEKTLQLLEAEE, from the coding sequence TTGGATATAGTTAACCTGATTATTGTTGCGATTTTAATTGCAATTACCGCATTTTTCGTGGCGTCAGAATTTGCGATCGTGAAACTAAGAAGCTCACGAATTGACCAGCTTATAGCAGAAGGAAATAATTCAGCACTTGCAGCAAAGAAGGTAACATCTAACCTTGATGAGTATTTGTCTGCTTGTCAATTAGGTATTACGATAACTGCGCTGGGTCTTGGGTGGCTTGGTGAACCAACGATGGAAAGTATCCTACACCCTCTTCTAGTCAGTTTTCATCTGAATGAATCAATTATAAGTGTATTAACATTCGTTATTGCCTTTTTAGTGATTACCTACTTGCATGTTGTGATAGGTGAATTGGCTCCAAAAACGGTGGCCATTCAAAAGGCTGAATTTATTACATTGCTCTTTGCGAGACCTTTGATTTTTTTCTACCGAGTCATGTTTCCGTTTATTTGGATATTAAACGGTTCTGCAAATTTACTTGTTCGAATGTTTGGACTTAAGCCAGCATCAGAACATGAAATTGCTCATACAGAAGAAGAGCTAAGAATTATTCTTTCTGAGAGCTATAAGAGTGGTGAAATCAATCAATCTGAGTTTAAATATGTGAATCGAATATTTGAGTTTGACGATCGAATTGCAAAGGAAATTATGGTTCCTAGAACTGAAATCGTAACAACATCAGTAGAGAAGTCTTTTCAGGAAAATCTTGATATTATGAGAAACGAGAAGTTTACTCGATACCCAGTAGTAAACGGAGATAAAGATCATATTCTTGGAATGGTAAATATTAAAGAAATCTTTACTGATTTATACTATTTAACACCTGAAGGCCGAAAAAATACGCTCATTCAAAAATATATTCGTCCAGTCATTCAAGTGATTGAATCGATCCCAATTCACGATCTTTTGATCAAAATGCAAAAGGAACGAGTTCATATGGCAATTTTAATGGATGAATATGGCGGAACAGCTGGCCTTGTGACGGTTGAAGATATTATTGAAGAAATTGTTGGAGATATACGTGATGAGTTTGATCAGGATGAGGTTCCTGACATTCAAAAGCGTGGAGAAAAACATTTTGTTGTCGATGGAAAGGTGCTAATCTACGAAATTAATAATATGTTAGGCTTAAGTATCGATGATGAAGATATTGATACTCTTGGAGGATGGATTCTGACTCAGAACATGGAAAGTAAGCAGGGAGATAAAATACTGTATGAAGGATTTGAATTTCATATTCTAGATATGGAAGGTCACCTGATTCGTTCTGTAGAAATCCAAATGGCCTCCCAACAAGGAGTAGAAGAAAAAACGCTTCAATTATTGGAAGCTGAAGAATAA
- a CDS encoding zinc metallopeptidase yields the protein MFFHPMDFLIFAALGLSIWAQFKVKGNFKKWSDVAVSSHKTGAEVARHILDQNGLYQVKVEAVRGTLTDHYDPLSRVVRLSEPVYYGHSIASVSVAAHEVGHAIQHQQSYGALVLRHKMFPVVNLTSGIAPFLLIGGFLLGQLNLIGLGIILFSFAVAFQLITLPVEFNASSRAKKLMVSEGIITNNEEHGVNKVLGAAALTYVAGALMALFELLKFVMIFVQGDED from the coding sequence ATGTTTTTCCACCCAATGGATTTTTTAATTTTTGCAGCATTAGGCTTATCAATATGGGCTCAATTTAAAGTGAAGGGTAATTTTAAGAAGTGGTCAGATGTTGCTGTATCATCACATAAAACGGGTGCCGAGGTAGCGAGACATATTTTAGATCAAAATGGCCTATATCAAGTTAAGGTAGAGGCAGTTAGAGGAACATTAACTGATCACTATGATCCACTTTCTCGAGTTGTTCGGTTATCGGAACCGGTATATTATGGACATTCAATTGCTTCAGTTTCAGTTGCCGCTCATGAGGTTGGGCATGCCATTCAGCATCAGCAATCATACGGTGCTTTGGTGCTGCGTCATAAAATGTTTCCGGTTGTAAACCTAACATCTGGTATTGCCCCATTTTTATTAATAGGTGGATTCTTGTTAGGGCAACTAAACTTAATTGGTTTAGGAATCATTTTGTTTTCATTTGCGGTAGCCTTCCAACTTATCACTTTACCTGTAGAGTTTAACGCAAGCTCGCGAGCAAAGAAATTAATGGTTTCGGAAGGAATTATTACAAACAATGAAGAACATGGCGTTAATAAGGTATTAGGTGCTGCTGCATTAACGTATGTAGCGGGAGCATTAATGGCATTATTTGAATTACTAAAGTTCGTTATGATCTTTGTACAAGGTGATGAAGATTAA
- a CDS encoding MerR family transcriptional regulator: MLYKIGELAKEANVSKRTIDYYTQIGLLNVETVSESNYRLYSEKAIEDIRFIEACKELHMSLRDIKERLELKRLDKQSDEKQKQCLKHAEILASHMKQLEQEIKELKPIFDKLNEDSQMKISNQISSQSKALLKTLHLLLQ; this comes from the coding sequence TTGCTGTATAAAATTGGTGAACTAGCAAAGGAAGCTAACGTCTCAAAAAGAACGATTGATTATTATACTCAAATTGGTCTTTTGAATGTTGAAACCGTTTCAGAATCTAATTATCGTTTATATTCAGAAAAGGCTATTGAGGATATCCGGTTTATCGAAGCGTGTAAAGAACTTCACATGAGTTTACGGGATATTAAGGAACGTTTGGAGCTTAAGCGGCTGGATAAACAATCCGATGAAAAGCAAAAGCAGTGCTTAAAGCATGCTGAGATTTTGGCCTCTCATATGAAGCAACTTGAGCAAGAAATCAAAGAGCTCAAACCAATTTTTGATAAATTAAATGAAGATTCTCAAATGAAGATTTCTAATCAAATCTCTTCACAAAGCAAAGCTTTACTGAAGACATTACATTTACTATTACAATAG
- a CDS encoding YuzF family protein yields the protein MNYPNNQMHSHGGPEMVTLVEPYVYQTLQTLVGKNAVIQTTRDSLRGKVMDVKPDHVVVRVGDSTFFVRCQQIVSVMPD from the coding sequence ATGAATTATCCTAATAACCAAATGCATAGTCATGGTGGCCCAGAAATGGTTACTCTTGTTGAGCCTTATGTTTATCAAACATTGCAAACTCTTGTAGGGAAAAATGCCGTTATTCAAACAACTCGTGACAGTTTAAGAGGAAAAGTAATGGATGTCAAACCGGATCACGTTGTCGTAAGAGTGGGAGATTCAACATTCTTTGTACGCTGTCAACAAATCGTGTCAGTTATGCCTGACTAA
- a CDS encoding HD domain-containing protein translates to MRRVSITDVFTHPIAQKYLNRSGVSHAITVAQYAVRLAIKHDVNPDIAAKAGLLHDIGHYEWYTNGEWDYEAYRKNDIHAIKGAERAHKLLIRLGEDRKYAKEVALAILLHTDSYLPENSMNKNTLQRIVRKADEMDEEPFGKHHYRKISYEDAIKQIERLDQDIEQFMTEYRKTV, encoded by the coding sequence ATGCGACGAGTAAGTATCACCGATGTTTTTACACATCCTATTGCACAAAAATATTTGAATCGTTCCGGAGTTTCACACGCGATTACTGTTGCCCAATATGCTGTGCGGCTCGCCATTAAGCATGATGTAAATCCTGACATAGCAGCTAAGGCAGGATTGCTTCATGACATCGGACACTATGAATGGTACACAAATGGAGAATGGGATTATGAAGCATATCGAAAAAATGACATTCATGCCATTAAAGGAGCAGAACGGGCACATAAGCTTTTAATTAGACTCGGCGAAGACCGCAAATACGCTAAAGAAGTTGCTCTTGCTATTTTACTTCATACAGATTCTTATTTACCGGAAAACTCAATGAATAAAAACACATTACAACGCATTGTCCGAAAAGCGGATGAAATGGATGAGGAACCTTTTGGTAAACACCACTACAGAAAAATTAGCTATGAAGATGCCATAAAACAAATAGAACGACTTGATCAAGATATTGAGCAATTTATGACAGAGTATCGTAAAACAGTTTAG
- a CDS encoding sensor histidine kinase: MNRKYEYKQAEVMDIKKIKQKRFSTIISLTVIILLLLTVINLYAAYSYIQQTVDLLGSLVLDSNIETVEKMKKEVLQNSIPYLIFCGLFVLITFTIFITFQYFYRKEERSQVGDAEVTYQVEFQSMLHTMRSIRHDFINHIQVIQGLLKIGREDRAFEYVNSLTAEVEMLELPVKVNHPALFILLQSKWVRAQNDKVDMHIHIDPHNSFKKMNSIDLIKILSNLIDNAFDATLEGTESERFINIEARETSTTYIFKVENIGPEIPQNHLSKIFQAGFSTKPEKRGVARGDGLGIIKKVVDQYGGSIDVTSNKHSTTFEINIPIKS, from the coding sequence GTGAACAGAAAGTATGAATACAAACAAGCAGAGGTGATGGACATAAAAAAAATAAAACAAAAAAGGTTTAGTACCATCATCTCTTTAACCGTTATTATCCTTTTGCTTCTTACTGTTATAAATTTATATGCTGCCTATTCATACATACAACAAACTGTTGATTTATTAGGTTCATTAGTACTTGATTCCAACATCGAGACCGTAGAAAAAATGAAAAAAGAGGTTTTACAAAATAGCATCCCTTATCTTATTTTTTGTGGTCTGTTTGTTTTAATTACCTTTACTATATTCATAACTTTTCAATATTTTTATCGAAAAGAAGAAAGATCACAAGTTGGAGATGCAGAAGTAACGTATCAGGTTGAATTTCAGTCAATGTTACATACAATGCGTTCTATTCGGCATGACTTTATAAACCATATCCAAGTTATTCAGGGGTTATTAAAGATTGGTAGAGAGGATCGGGCATTTGAATATGTGAATTCTTTAACTGCAGAAGTGGAAATGCTTGAATTGCCTGTTAAAGTCAATCATCCTGCCCTTTTCATTTTGTTACAATCAAAGTGGGTAAGAGCTCAAAACGATAAGGTTGATATGCATATACATATAGATCCTCATAATAGCTTCAAAAAGATGAATTCTATTGATTTGATAAAAATTCTTTCCAACTTAATAGATAATGCATTTGACGCAACGCTGGAGGGTACAGAATCAGAAAGGTTTATCAATATTGAAGCAAGAGAAACATCTACGACATACATATTTAAAGTGGAGAACATAGGTCCTGAAATTCCTCAAAACCACCTCAGTAAAATCTTCCAAGCAGGCTTTTCCACAAAACCTGAGAAACGAGGAGTTGCAAGGGGAGATGGATTAGGAATCATTAAAAAGGTGGTTGATCAATATGGAGGTTCGATTGATGTTACATCGAATAAGCATTCCACTACATTTGAAATTAATATCCCAATCAAGTCTTAG
- a CDS encoding (S)-benzoin forming benzil reductase, with the protein MHYYIVTGASRGLGEAFVEEILQKNHTVICLSRSINSSLKQVAEQRESTIRFEACDLSDTSQILSAIDRVLSTINFKAAEQITLVNNAGTINPIKKGGHANEQDIISHVNVNLLAPMLMSEALLKEAEKNSVHTIIVNITSGAANRPIPGWSFYCSTKAGLNMYTQTVGAELIETKANVITIAFSPGIMDTEMQTTIRQAEEEQFSSLEQFKDFHEKGMLRSTTFVAKTLYNLLKGPLDNGRVYDIKEFI; encoded by the coding sequence GTGCACTATTACATCGTTACGGGAGCATCTAGAGGTTTAGGTGAAGCATTTGTAGAAGAAATTTTACAAAAAAATCATACAGTTATCTGTTTATCTCGATCAATAAATTCATCTCTAAAGCAGGTAGCTGAACAACGAGAATCTACAATACGTTTTGAAGCATGTGACTTATCTGACACTTCTCAGATTTTAAGCGCGATTGACAGGGTGTTGTCGACAATTAACTTTAAAGCAGCCGAACAAATTACATTAGTGAATAATGCAGGTACAATTAATCCGATTAAAAAGGGTGGGCATGCAAATGAACAGGATATTATTTCACACGTGAATGTAAATTTGCTTGCTCCTATGTTAATGAGTGAGGCACTATTAAAAGAAGCGGAGAAAAACTCAGTACATACAATTATCGTCAATATTACATCTGGAGCTGCAAATCGGCCAATTCCAGGTTGGAGTTTCTATTGTAGTACAAAAGCAGGGTTAAATATGTACACGCAAACAGTTGGTGCTGAGCTTATAGAAACAAAAGCAAATGTGATAACTATTGCATTTTCACCAGGAATTATGGATACAGAAATGCAAACAACAATTAGACAAGCAGAAGAAGAACAATTTTCTTCGCTCGAACAATTCAAGGATTTTCATGAAAAAGGGATGCTTAGATCAACAACATTTGTTGCTAAAACATTATATAACTTATTGAAGGGTCCCCTGGATAATGGAAGAGTATATGATATAAAAGAATTTATATAA
- a CDS encoding PucR family transcriptional regulator → MTGSSYDPFKYHFERLEDVAEKISEVLQCPITIEDVNHRLLAYSTHDDRTDQARISTIIGRRVPEKVINSLWKDGTIPKLLKTDEPIRVKTIDEVGLGNRIAISIWKNDEVLGFIWALEIERHLQESDLLLLKKAAQAVKNKMLNLQVRKNKKIERNQEFFWKLLTGHISTEDEITDGLYELNLQLPSPFSVVIFKFPQELNEEAEKKLTYLLQTTQQVNILLFTIDFDELIILLSGKSDTALTDIKQFTTSTLSQLHERYSYKDVTASIGGIFTDSTFIEKSYKEALAVLSLKKRFPSETSDLNSFSELGFYQYLDILFEQRKQTGYIHYPLYKLKEYDKQHGTDLVRTLEVFLDHDSNVHEASKALNIHINTLNYRLKRISEIAELNLKNMNQKITIYLNLKLDRMSL, encoded by the coding sequence ATGACGGGAAGTTCTTACGATCCATTTAAATACCATTTTGAAAGATTAGAGGATGTGGCGGAAAAAATAAGTGAAGTGCTTCAATGTCCGATTACCATTGAAGATGTTAATCATAGATTATTAGCTTACAGTACACACGATGACCGAACAGATCAAGCCCGAATTTCCACCATTATCGGCAGACGTGTTCCTGAAAAAGTGATTAACAGTCTTTGGAAAGATGGGACAATCCCTAAGCTATTAAAAACAGATGAACCAATTAGAGTGAAAACCATTGATGAGGTGGGTCTTGGAAATCGAATTGCCATCTCTATTTGGAAAAATGATGAAGTGCTAGGATTTATATGGGCTTTGGAAATCGAAAGACATCTTCAAGAATCTGATTTACTTCTATTAAAAAAGGCTGCACAAGCTGTAAAAAACAAGATGTTAAATCTTCAGGTTCGAAAAAACAAAAAGATAGAAAGAAATCAGGAGTTCTTTTGGAAGCTCTTAACTGGTCATATATCTACTGAAGACGAAATTACAGATGGCCTATATGAATTAAACTTACAGTTACCATCTCCCTTTTCGGTTGTTATCTTTAAGTTCCCACAGGAGTTAAATGAAGAAGCTGAAAAAAAACTAACATACTTATTACAAACAACTCAGCAAGTGAACATTTTGCTTTTTACAATTGATTTTGATGAGCTAATTATCTTATTATCAGGAAAAAGTGACACAGCTTTAACAGATATTAAGCAATTTACTACATCTACACTTAGCCAATTACATGAGAGATATTCTTATAAAGACGTTACAGCGAGTATTGGAGGAATCTTTACAGATTCAACTTTTATTGAAAAAAGCTACAAAGAGGCACTTGCGGTTCTCTCATTAAAAAAGCGATTTCCAAGTGAAACAAGCGATTTAAATAGTTTTTCAGAACTAGGCTTTTATCAATATTTAGACATTTTATTTGAACAACGAAAACAAACCGGTTATATCCATTACCCTCTCTATAAATTAAAGGAATACGACAAACAGCATGGCACAGACCTTGTTCGAACACTCGAAGTGTTTCTTGACCACGACAGCAATGTTCATGAAGCTTCCAAGGCATTAAATATTCATATCAACACATTGAACTATCGATTAAAAAGAATTTCTGAAATAGCAGAATTAAACTTAAAAAACATGAATCAAAAAATCACAATTTACTTAAACTTAAAGCTTGATCGAATGTCTTTGTGA
- the ald gene encoding alanine dehydrogenase has translation MIIGVPKEIKNNENRVALTPGGVTQLVASGHRVLIENNAGVGSGFENEDYVFAGAEVIEEAAKVWAEAEMVMKVKEPLPSEYAYFRKGLVLFTYLHLAAEPELAQALKKSEVTAIAYETVTVNRTLPLLTPMSEVAGRMAAQIGAQFLEKPKGGKGILLAGVPGVNRGKVTIIGGGVVGTNAAKMAIGLGADVTIIDLSAERLRQLDDIFGTQIKTLMSNPMNIATAVAEADLLICAVLIPGAKAPTLVTEEMVQAMKPGSVIVDVAIDQGGIVETVDHITTHDNPTYEKHGVLHYAVANMPGAVPRTSTIALTNVTVPYALQIANKGAYRAINENPALQEGVNVIAGEITYKAVAQDLGYTYKTVEEVLQKEHLMN, from the coding sequence ATGATTATTGGTGTACCGAAAGAAATTAAAAACAATGAAAACCGAGTAGCTTTAACTCCAGGTGGTGTAACACAACTAGTTGCTTCTGGCCACCGCGTGTTAATTGAAAATAATGCAGGTGTAGGTAGCGGTTTTGAAAATGAAGATTATGTCTTCGCTGGAGCAGAAGTCATAGAAGAAGCTGCAAAAGTATGGGCAGAAGCTGAAATGGTGATGAAAGTAAAAGAACCTCTCCCTTCTGAATATGCTTACTTTAGAAAAGGTTTAGTTTTATTCACTTATTTACATTTGGCTGCTGAGCCTGAATTAGCTCAAGCATTAAAGAAAAGCGAAGTAACGGCTATTGCTTATGAAACAGTAACAGTTAACCGCACACTTCCTTTGCTAACTCCAATGAGTGAAGTAGCCGGACGTATGGCTGCACAAATCGGTGCCCAATTTCTTGAAAAACCTAAAGGTGGTAAGGGAATCCTACTAGCTGGTGTTCCTGGAGTAAACCGCGGAAAGGTAACAATCATTGGCGGTGGAGTTGTCGGAACAAACGCTGCGAAAATGGCAATTGGCCTAGGAGCAGATGTGACAATTATTGATTTAAGTGCTGAACGCTTACGTCAATTAGATGATATTTTTGGAACACAAATTAAAACATTGATGTCAAACCCAATGAACATCGCAACTGCTGTGGCAGAAGCTGATCTGTTAATCTGTGCTGTTTTAATTCCAGGGGCTAAAGCACCAACACTTGTAACAGAAGAAATGGTTCAAGCAATGAAGCCAGGTTCTGTAATCGTTGATGTTGCGATTGATCAAGGTGGTATTGTTGAAACTGTTGACCATATTACAACTCATGACAATCCAACGTACGAAAAACACGGAGTTTTACATTATGCAGTTGCTAATATGCCAGGGGCTGTTCCGCGTACATCAACCATCGCATTAACAAATGTAACTGTTCCTTATGCGCTACAAATTGCAAATAAAGGTGCATATCGAGCTATTAATGAAAACCCTGCTCTTCAAGAGGGTGTGAATGTTATTGCAGGAGAAATCACTTATAAAGCAGTAGCCCAAGACCTAGGTTACACTTACAAAACAGTTGAGGAAGTATTACAAAAAGAGCATTTAATGAACTAA
- a CDS encoding YjfB family protein, with amino-acid sequence MDIAALSIGLSQASLGQNVSIALAKKVMETSQQSNEQLLKVMQAPHPTHGNVIDVKG; translated from the coding sequence TTGGATATTGCAGCATTATCAATTGGATTGAGCCAAGCATCCTTAGGTCAAAATGTTAGTATTGCCTTAGCAAAAAAAGTAATGGAAACTTCACAGCAAAGTAATGAGCAGTTATTAAAAGTTATGCAGGCTCCACACCCAACTCACGGCAATGTGATTGATGTAAAAGGATAA
- a CDS encoding sulfite oxidase-like oxidoreductase, whose product MYFGKKRKTFTSDRVPPNQNVTTTFPVLHTGNVPYYEDIEKWNLQIYGLVENPKLYSLHDLKTLFPQSNLTNDIHCVTGWSKLDASWQGIKTQDLLKDIKLKPKANFVIIHAEEGWTTNLPLEDFMKETSLLAYAYNDEPLTPEHGFPLRAVIPHLYFWKSAKWVRGIQFTEKNHPGFWERNGYHMQGDPWKEERFSFD is encoded by the coding sequence ATGTACTTTGGTAAAAAAAGAAAAACATTTACATCGGACCGTGTACCACCAAATCAAAACGTAACAACAACCTTTCCAGTTTTACATACGGGTAATGTTCCGTACTATGAGGATATAGAGAAGTGGAATTTGCAAATTTATGGACTTGTAGAAAACCCGAAGCTATATTCACTACACGATCTAAAAACGCTTTTTCCTCAATCAAACTTAACTAACGATATTCACTGTGTAACAGGTTGGTCCAAACTTGATGCTAGCTGGCAAGGTATAAAAACCCAGGACCTTTTGAAGGACATTAAGCTTAAGCCAAAGGCAAACTTTGTGATTATACATGCTGAAGAAGGCTGGACAACAAATCTTCCATTAGAGGATTTTATGAAAGAAACAAGCTTACTTGCCTATGCCTATAATGATGAACCTTTAACACCTGAGCATGGATTTCCATTGCGGGCAGTTATTCCTCATCTTTACTTCTGGAAAAGTGCTAAGTGGGTGAGAGGGATTCAATTTACTGAGAAAAATCATCCTGGTTTTTGGGAAAGGAATGGATATCATATGCAAGGAGATCCTTGGAAAGAAGAAAGGTTTAGCTTTGATTAA
- a CDS encoding biotin transporter BioY, with protein sequence MKKKLTTYDIALVGMFAALMAIGANITSWAPFLEIAGVPLSMQPFFCILAGLLLGSRLGALSMIVYALVGIAGAPVFAQFSGGIGVIFGSTGGFIISYIVAAYAAGKVIEFSKEKKLPTFMTASFVGISLIYLVGTTYMWLALNVWINAPMSYGAAWAIMSWFIVKDVAFTILGAFIAPRIYFAVTKATSKRIAA encoded by the coding sequence ATGAAAAAGAAATTAACTACATATGATATTGCATTGGTTGGAATGTTTGCTGCTTTAATGGCAATTGGAGCAAACATAACATCTTGGGCACCATTTCTTGAAATAGCGGGTGTGCCTTTATCTATGCAGCCTTTCTTTTGTATTTTAGCAGGTTTATTATTGGGGAGCAGACTTGGTGCTTTATCAATGATCGTATATGCACTAGTAGGAATTGCAGGAGCACCTGTTTTTGCACAATTTAGCGGTGGAATTGGTGTGATATTTGGAAGCACTGGTGGATTTATTATATCTTATATTGTAGCAGCTTATGCAGCGGGTAAAGTGATTGAATTCAGTAAAGAAAAGAAGCTTCCTACATTTATGACAGCCTCATTTGTTGGAATCTCACTTATTTATCTTGTCGGCACAACCTATATGTGGCTTGCATTAAATGTTTGGATTAATGCTCCTATGTCCTATGGAGCTGCTTGGGCTATTATGTCTTGGTTTATTGTAAAAGATGTAGCTTTTACAATTTTAGGTGCATTTATTGCTCCTCGTATTTATTTTGCAGTAACAAAAGCAACATCAAAAAGAATAGCGGCTTAA
- a CDS encoding DUF6241 domain-containing protein, whose amino-acid sequence MSWMKENKILVASVIVGAICLGCFSVIMLDMVNSKAVSTPQADSEEKTSKEKVDKASEEGNLAENPFRGKEATELTEEDILNYMHGMSHQKVIAEEKWLHYEMTTERINYLIAVVENGQYENEEVFLDILHRWSVDDFSEADKDHNKIWRIQGGTIGEATGVMTAEQEQLYLEENKGSIE is encoded by the coding sequence ATGTCATGGATGAAGGAAAACAAAATACTTGTTGCTAGTGTGATAGTAGGAGCAATATGTTTAGGGTGTTTTAGTGTCATTATGCTAGATATGGTAAATTCAAAAGCTGTATCTACTCCCCAAGCTGATAGTGAAGAAAAAACATCAAAGGAGAAGGTTGATAAGGCTTCAGAGGAAGGTAATCTAGCTGAAAATCCATTCAGAGGCAAAGAGGCTACTGAGTTAACAGAGGAAGATATACTTAATTATATGCATGGTATGTCTCATCAAAAAGTAATTGCCGAAGAAAAGTGGCTTCATTATGAAATGACAACTGAACGAATAAACTATCTTATTGCAGTTGTTGAAAATGGTCAATATGAAAATGAAGAAGTATTTTTAGATATTTTACATAGGTGGTCGGTTGATGATTTCTCAGAAGCTGACAAAGATCATAATAAAATTTGGAGAATTCAAGGAGGTACAATCGGAGAGGCGACAGGCGTAATGACGGCTGAGCAAGAACAGCTTTATCTTGAGGAAAATAAAGGTTCAATTGAATAA